In the Bacillus amyloliquefaciens DSM 7 = ATCC 23350 genome, AAACTGGCTGAGCGAGGCTTTTACAACGAGTTCGGCGGTTTCTCCGACTGAGTCTGATACTACGTAAATGATGCGATTGTCCATGTTATCCCCCCGTTAGTTTTCAAGCTTATATGATTTCATTTTCTGATAAACTGACAAGTATCTTGGTCATATTCGTTTTCGTAAACCGGCCGATGACCTCAAAGCCTTTATCCGTATCTTTAATAACGGGCAGGGCATCGATCTGTTTTTCAATTAAAAACTTGGCGATGTCCATCACATAATCGTCACGCCGGCAGACGGCGATATTCGGCATTCTTGTCATAATAATATGAACCGGTATTGAGGCAAGTTCCTGCTGGCCGATGCTCGCCCGCAGCAAATCTTTGCGTGACAGCACACCGACTAAGACAGCATCACGATCTACGACAAATAACGTGCCGACATCTTCTAAAAACATGGTGCAGATGGCATCGTATACCGAGACATTTTCATTGATGACGACAGGAATGGATTGAAAATCTTTCACTTGCAGCTTTTTCAGTTTATCGGCAAGCAGCTGATTTCCCGTTTTCCCCGTATAAAAATAACCGACCCGCGGACGGGCCTCTAAGAAGCCTGACATGGTGAGTATGGCCAAGTCCGGCCGCAGTGTGGCTCTCGTTAAATTGAGCTGTTCTGCAATATGCTCTCCGGTAATCGGGCCGTTTTCCTTTACAATTTGTAAAATTTGTTCTTGCCGTTTATTTAATTCGATCGTACTCACCACCTTTATGGAAGGGTTTATTTATCTATGTTTTTCATTCTGTGATGTTATGTAAAAGGGGAAAAGACGATTGCCGATCACACAGCAACCGTCTTTTTCTTTATTTTACAATAAGATGATTCATATTAGCAAAAGACTTGATCACATCTGCAAGAGCGGTCATTTGCGCTAAACGGTTGGTTTTTAATGCTTCATTGTCCGCATTTACCATCGTATGATTAAAGTAATCTTCGATCGGCTCCTTTAATCCGCTGAGCGCGGTAAGCGCCTG is a window encoding:
- the ccpN gene encoding transcriptional regulator CcpN, coding for MSTIELNKRQEQILQIVKENGPITGEHIAEQLNLTRATLRPDLAILTMSGFLEARPRVGYFYTGKTGNQLLADKLKKLQVKDFQSIPVVINENVSVYDAICTMFLEDVGTLFVVDRDAVLVGVLSRKDLLRASIGQQELASIPVHIIMTRMPNIAVCRRDDYVMDIAKFLIEKQIDALPVIKDTDKGFEVIGRFTKTNMTKILVSLSENEII